From the Vanessa cardui chromosome 18, ilVanCard2.1, whole genome shotgun sequence genome, one window contains:
- the LOC124537686 gene encoding allergen Tha p 1-like, which produces MKLLFLIAALVPTIMYTHAQNDRFSSVNIEEVLSNKRLLSAYIKCMLDKGRCTPEGKELKSHISDALQTGCENCTDMQKDGVRKVISHLVKKEKEYWNQLVEKYDSEGIYSEKYENELKSLDR; this is translated from the exons aTGAAGCTCCTGTTTCTTATTGCTGCCCTGGTACCAACCATCATGTACACACATGCGCAGAACGATAGATTCAGCTCAGTGAATATCGAAGAGGTCCTATCAAACAAGAGATTGCTCTCTGCATACATTAAATGCATGTTAGACAAAGGTAGATGCACGCCAGAAGGCAAGGAATTGAAAT CTCACATAAGCGACGCATTACAGACGGGCTGCGAAAATTGCACAGACATGCAAAAGGACGGCGTGCGAAAAGTCATCAGTCATTTGGTGAAAAAAGAGAAAGAATACTGGAACCAACTCGTTGAGAAATACGATTCCGAGGGGATTTATTCCGAAAAATACGAGAACGAATTAAAATCACTCGATCGTTAG